One region of Polaribacter pectinis genomic DNA includes:
- a CDS encoding S66 peptidase family protein, giving the protein MFFSSVKAQEKLITPPYLKVGDTIAIVAPAGILKNRQATITKAKKLGESWGLKVVLGKNMFNQNNHFSGTDIERCEDFQQALDNPNIKAIWAARGGYGSVRILDMLDFTKFKKNPKWVIGYSDITAFHNHINNLGVETVHGMMATSLEEKPEEITQTIASFKKVLFGEEISYKIKSSKYNRTNSLKIIEGELVGGNIAILTSMLGSKSQMNTDNKILFIEEIGEYKYSIDRMLQSLKRAGYFTKVNAVIVGNMSLIKKNSTKWGSSIEQLILDVVPENVPVLFDFPAGHEADNRALIFGRIIQLAVGSEQYSVRFTD; this is encoded by the coding sequence ATGTTTTTTTCATCTGTAAAAGCGCAAGAAAAATTAATAACTCCACCTTATTTAAAAGTGGGAGATACAATTGCAATTGTTGCACCTGCAGGAATTCTAAAAAACAGACAAGCAACCATTACAAAAGCCAAGAAATTAGGAGAGAGTTGGGGTTTAAAAGTGGTTTTAGGGAAGAATATGTTCAATCAGAATAATCATTTTTCTGGAACAGATATTGAGCGATGTGAAGATTTTCAGCAAGCTTTAGACAACCCGAATATTAAAGCAATTTGGGCTGCAAGAGGTGGTTATGGTTCTGTTAGAATTTTAGATATGTTAGATTTTACGAAGTTTAAAAAGAACCCAAAATGGGTTATTGGATATTCGGATATTACTGCGTTTCACAATCATATAAATAATTTAGGTGTAGAAACTGTTCATGGAATGATGGCAACCAGTTTAGAGGAAAAACCAGAAGAAATTACACAGACAATTGCAAGTTTTAAAAAAGTGCTTTTTGGAGAAGAAATTTCTTATAAAATTAAATCATCAAAATATAATAGAACAAATTCATTAAAAATTATTGAAGGAGAACTTGTTGGAGGAAATATAGCCATTTTAACATCGATGTTAGGTTCTAAAAGTCAAATGAATACTGATAATAAAATTCTATTTATTGAAGAAATTGGCGAATACAAATATTCCATTGATAGAATGTTACAGAGTTTAAAAAGAGCTGGATATTTTACAAAAGTAAATGCAGTAATTGTTGGTAATATGTCTTTAATAAAAAAGAATTCCACAAAATGGGGAAGTTCTATTGAGCAATTAATTTTAGATGTTGTTCCAGAAAATGTTCCTGTTTTATTCGATTTTCCTGCAGGACATGAAGCCGATAATAGAGCGTTGATTTTTGGGAGAATAATTCAGTTGGCAGTTGGCAGTGAGCAGTATTCAGTCAGATTTACTGATTAA
- a CDS encoding YraN family protein, giving the protein MAEHNELGKEGEKLAVEFLLKNDYKILEKNYRYLKAEVDIIARKGDFLVCVEVKARSSDYFGDPQDFITPKKIKLLVSAIDYYVVDKDLDVEVRFDIIAILINKKGTKIEHLEDAFLYF; this is encoded by the coding sequence ATGGCAGAACACAACGAACTTGGTAAAGAAGGAGAAAAATTAGCGGTAGAATTTCTATTAAAAAACGATTATAAAATTCTCGAAAAAAACTATCGTTATTTAAAAGCAGAAGTAGATATTATTGCTCGAAAAGGAGATTTTTTAGTTTGTGTTGAAGTAAAAGCCAGAAGTTCCGATTATTTTGGAGATCCGCAAGATTTTATTACACCCAAAAAAATAAAATTATTAGTATCTGCAATCGATTATTATGTGGTTGATAAAGATTTAGATGTAGAAGTTCGGTTCGATATTATTGCAATTTTAATCAATAAAAAAGGAACAAAAATTGAGCATTTAGAAGATGCTTTTCTTTATTTTTAA
- a CDS encoding lipocalin family protein: MKKIMIFIFALTLFSCGASKNVRLKEKVIKGNWVLNKINYSKTGDYKVTMFNDSAKECFEGSAWKFVPNNNSGTYAINNADCVNGERDFIFVVQEIDADSGYYDFLLKPKNNKDNTGFRLQLTELSETTMQWKQYLNVDGTQFIINMNFTKQ; the protein is encoded by the coding sequence ATGAAAAAAATAATGATTTTTATATTTGCACTGACACTTTTTTCTTGTGGTGCATCTAAAAATGTACGTTTAAAAGAAAAAGTAATTAAAGGAAATTGGGTTTTAAACAAAATTAATTATAGTAAAACAGGAGATTATAAGGTTACTATGTTTAACGATTCTGCTAAAGAATGTTTTGAGGGTAGTGCATGGAAATTTGTACCAAATAATAATTCTGGAACTTATGCAATTAACAATGCAGATTGTGTAAACGGAGAAAGAGATTTTATTTTTGTTGTTCAAGAAATAGATGCTGATTCTGGTTATTATGACTTTTTATTGAAACCAAAAAACAATAAAGACAATACTGGTTTTAGATTACAATTAACAGAATTATCTGAAACTACAATGCAGTGGAAACAGTACTTAAATGTAGATGGAACACAATTTATTATTAACATGAACTTTACCAAACAATAA
- a CDS encoding OmpA family protein, producing MKKLIKKTSIFALALTLTLGFSSCEATKNANNKQKGGVIGAGAGALIGAIIGNNVGSGKNGKLGAVIGGVLGGGAGVLIGKKMDDQAKKIETEIPGAKVERVDNGIVVTFDENSGVYFDTNKSNINTKSQETLKKLSGVFAEFPDTKILVVGHTDSSGKDDYNMSLSEKRAKSVTSYLVNNGLASSRFETLWYGETQPKYDNSTAEGRAKNRRVNVAIVPDDKMIKDAKNETGEN from the coding sequence ATGAAAAAATTAATTAAAAAAACATCAATTTTTGCATTAGCATTAACCTTAACATTAGGTTTTTCTAGCTGTGAAGCAACAAAAAATGCAAACAATAAACAAAAAGGAGGAGTAATTGGTGCTGGAGCAGGTGCACTTATTGGAGCAATTATTGGAAACAATGTTGGAAGTGGTAAAAACGGAAAACTAGGTGCTGTAATTGGTGGAGTTCTTGGAGGTGGTGCAGGAGTTTTAATTGGTAAGAAAATGGACGACCAAGCTAAAAAAATAGAAACAGAAATTCCTGGTGCTAAAGTAGAAAGAGTAGACAATGGTATTGTTGTAACTTTTGATGAGAATAGTGGTGTGTATTTTGATACGAATAAATCTAATATTAACACAAAATCTCAAGAAACTTTAAAGAAGCTTTCTGGTGTTTTTGCAGAATTTCCTGACACTAAAATTTTAGTAGTAGGTCATACAGATAGTTCTGGTAAAGACGACTATAACATGTCTTTATCAGAAAAAAGAGCTAAATCTGTAACAAGTTATTTGGTTAATAATGGTCTTGCTTCTAGTAGATTTGAAACTTTATGGTATGGAGAAACACAACCAAAATATGACAACTCTACTGCTGAAGGAAGAGCAAAAAACAGAAGAGTAAACGTAGCTATTGTACCAGATGATAAAATGATTAAAGACGCTAAAAATGAAACTGGTGAGAACTAG
- a CDS encoding CvpA family protein gives MNIFDIIIAALLLFGFVRGLMKGLFVEVASLVALIGGVYGAIHFSYFISDFLKDSVSWKEEYISLTAFAATFVVIIVIIALLGKMLTKLADFASLGIINKILGGVFGALKIGLILSVIFIFFGKMNDTIPFIKKETLDESILYEPVKKIAPTIFPSIIKDDKQEKTLLENI, from the coding sequence ATGAATATTTTTGACATAATTATAGCAGCATTGTTGCTCTTTGGGTTTGTAAGAGGTCTCATGAAAGGCTTGTTTGTTGAGGTTGCTTCTTTGGTTGCTTTAATTGGTGGTGTTTATGGAGCTATACATTTTTCTTACTTTATTTCAGATTTTTTAAAAGATTCTGTTTCGTGGAAAGAAGAATACATATCTTTGACTGCTTTTGCAGCAACATTTGTTGTAATTATAGTAATTATTGCTCTTTTAGGAAAAATGCTTACCAAATTAGCAGACTTTGCTTCTTTAGGAATTATTAATAAGATTCTAGGTGGTGTTTTTGGAGCTTTAAAAATTGGATTGATTTTAAGTGTCATTTTTATATTTTTTGGAAAAATGAATGATACAATTCCTTTCATAAAAAAGGAAACATTAGATGAATCTATTCTATATGAGCCAGTTAAAAAGATAGCCCCTACAATATTTCCTTCAATCATTAAAGATGATAAACAGGAAAAAACCTTATTAGAAAATATATAA
- a CDS encoding TlpA family protein disulfide reductase, which translates to MKKILAFIFLVTSFVQAQHTLKGTMTPALESDWIILYKIEGARQKFIKNSKIKIDSVTVDGTKRTVGHFSFEFPENTKVGSYRVTYRTEEAGFVDFIFNKEDVSFAFHPDYPEQSVVFSKSEENIIYREYLSDISVAQQKLDSLQITALKNPDVDLKAAYVSGLQKINSIQQEYLKATENKYVNPFIKATLRANAKELQTTPKMYMSNMINTFFNNMDFSDKTLLNSSFLVDRITDYVFYINYSENKETQQKLYKNSIQTVLNKITDLPFKKDVIEFLIAQFENSKNLELLDYLFESHYKKLPEGLQNKNFINEKMALFATEIGRTAPDFSWIENGKNLTLSKLDEAKNYVLVFWSTDCSHCLKEIPQLYTFLQDKKDIKVVAFSLERNDFGWNNMKTTLPNWHHVLGLNKWENKIARTYNIMATPTYFVLDANKKIIAKPEELKDVKEYLDKL; encoded by the coding sequence ATGAAAAAAATACTCGCTTTTATATTTCTAGTAACTTCTTTTGTACAAGCACAACACACCCTAAAAGGAACCATGACACCCGCTTTAGAAAGCGATTGGATTATTCTATATAAAATTGAAGGAGCTAGACAAAAGTTTATAAAAAACTCAAAAATTAAAATAGATTCTGTTACTGTAGATGGTACTAAAAGAACTGTTGGGCACTTTAGTTTCGAATTTCCAGAAAACACAAAAGTTGGTTCTTATAGAGTAACATATAGAACAGAAGAAGCTGGTTTTGTAGATTTTATCTTTAATAAAGAAGATGTAAGTTTTGCTTTTCACCCAGATTATCCAGAGCAATCTGTAGTATTTTCTAAATCTGAAGAAAATATAATTTATAGAGAATATTTAAGTGATATTTCTGTGGCACAACAAAAATTAGATTCGCTTCAAATTACAGCTTTAAAAAACCCAGATGTAGACTTAAAAGCTGCTTATGTTTCTGGATTACAAAAAATAAATTCTATTCAACAAGAATATTTAAAAGCTACAGAAAACAAATATGTAAACCCTTTTATTAAAGCTACTTTAAGAGCTAATGCTAAAGAATTACAAACAACACCAAAAATGTATATGTCTAACATGATTAATACATTTTTTAATAATATGGATTTTTCTGATAAAACGTTACTAAACTCTTCTTTTTTGGTAGATAGAATTACAGATTATGTTTTCTATATTAATTATTCAGAAAATAAAGAAACACAACAAAAACTTTATAAAAACTCTATACAAACTGTTTTAAATAAAATTACAGATTTACCATTTAAAAAAGATGTAATTGAGTTTTTAATTGCACAATTTGAGAATTCTAAAAATTTGGAATTGTTAGATTATCTTTTTGAGAGTCATTACAAAAAACTTCCAGAAGGGTTACAAAATAAAAATTTTATCAATGAAAAAATGGCGCTTTTTGCCACTGAAATTGGTAGAACTGCACCAGATTTCTCTTGGATAGAAAATGGCAAAAACCTAACACTTTCTAAATTAGATGAAGCAAAAAACTATGTATTAGTTTTTTGGAGTACAGATTGTTCTCATTGCTTAAAAGAAATACCACAATTGTATACTTTTTTACAAGACAAAAAAGATATTAAAGTAGTTGCTTTTTCTTTAGAAAGAAATGATTTTGGGTGGAATAACATGAAAACTACGTTACCAAATTGGCACCATGTTTTAGGTTTAAATAAATGGGAAAACAAAATAGCTAGAACTTATAATATTATGGCTACTCCAACATATTTTGTGTTAGATGCTAATAAAAAAATTATTGCAAAACCAGAAGAATTAAAAGATGTAAAAGAATATTTAGACAAGCTTTAA
- a CDS encoding SDR family oxidoreductase produces MSFSNKVVWITGASSGIGKALAIELSNLNAILILSSRNEDSLKQVKATCKNTNDVKIITLDLEQYDNFQSKVDEAISCFGKIDILVNNGGISQRSLVENTQIVVDKRIMNINYLGTVALTKAVLPHFIKNKSGQFVVTTSIVGKIGTPLRSSYAASKHALHGFFDSLRAEQHQNNIAITLVCPGFINTNVSKNALTGDGTPQGKMDVATGNGMSAERLAKLMAKAIKKKKEEIYIAGAKEKLGVYVKRFFPKLFSILVRKMSVT; encoded by the coding sequence ATGTCGTTTTCTAATAAAGTTGTTTGGATAACTGGTGCTTCTTCTGGAATAGGAAAAGCGTTGGCAATTGAATTATCTAATCTAAATGCAATATTAATTTTATCATCTAGAAATGAAGATTCTTTAAAACAGGTAAAAGCAACATGTAAAAATACGAACGATGTAAAAATAATTACGTTAGATTTAGAACAATATGATAATTTTCAATCTAAAGTAGATGAAGCTATTTCTTGTTTTGGTAAAATAGATATTTTGGTAAATAATGGTGGAATTAGTCAACGATCTTTGGTGGAAAATACACAGATAGTTGTTGATAAGCGTATTATGAATATTAATTATCTAGGAACAGTTGCTTTAACAAAAGCTGTTTTACCACATTTTATTAAAAATAAAAGCGGACAATTTGTGGTAACTACAAGTATTGTTGGAAAAATAGGAACTCCTTTACGTTCTTCTTATGCAGCAAGTAAACATGCTTTACATGGTTTTTTTGATAGTTTACGCGCAGAACAACATCAAAATAATATTGCAATAACTTTGGTTTGTCCTGGGTTTATAAATACAAATGTTTCTAAAAACGCTTTAACTGGAGATGGAACTCCACAAGGAAAAATGGACGTTGCTACTGGAAATGGAATGTCTGCAGAACGTCTGGCAAAATTAATGGCAAAAGCTATTAAAAAGAAAAAAGAAGAAATATATATTGCAGGAGCAAAGGAAAAATTAGGAGTTTATGTAAAACGTTTTTTTCCTAAATTATTTTCTATTTTGGTTAGAAAAATGAGTGTAACCTAA
- a CDS encoding carbonic anhydrase family protein, with protein MPHRNKAITKEVQDQLTPMKVLQDFIEGNARFIRDEVHTIDHKALISQTTDGQHPKAIVLSCIDSRVPVELIFDQTIGDVFVARVAGNFENTDILGSMEYSCKVAGSKLVLVLGHESCGAIKAACDHVELGNITSLLDNIQPAVKLSETQVKGKFDSSNNDFVNKTIENNVSLTIERIREKSPILKEMEEKGEIKIVGGVYHISSGKVELL; from the coding sequence ATGCCACATAGAAATAAAGCAATAACAAAAGAAGTACAAGACCAATTAACACCAATGAAGGTGTTACAAGATTTTATAGAAGGTAATGCACGTTTTATAAGAGATGAAGTACATACTATAGATCATAAAGCGTTAATATCTCAAACAACAGATGGCCAACATCCAAAAGCAATTGTACTTTCTTGTATCGATTCTAGAGTTCCTGTAGAGTTAATTTTTGATCAAACAATTGGTGACGTATTTGTAGCTAGAGTTGCTGGTAATTTTGAAAACACAGACATTTTAGGAAGCATGGAGTATTCTTGTAAGGTTGCAGGAAGCAAATTAGTTTTGGTTTTAGGACATGAAAGTTGTGGCGCAATTAAAGCAGCTTGCGATCATGTAGAACTTGGTAATATTACATCTTTATTAGATAATATTCAGCCAGCTGTTAAGTTATCTGAAACACAAGTTAAAGGAAAGTTTGATTCTAGTAATAATGATTTTGTTAACAAAACTATTGAAAACAATGTAAGCTTAACAATAGAGAGAATTAGAGAAAAAAGTCCTATTCTTAAGGAAATGGAAGAAAAAGGTGAAATTAAAATAGTTGGTGGAGTTTACCACATTAGTAGTGGAAAAGTAGAGTTATTATAA
- the metG gene encoding methionine--tRNA ligase, whose protein sequence is MSAPKRYTITAALPYTNGPIHIGHLAGVYVPADIYARYLRLIGKDVAYISGSDEHGAAIPMRAKKEGVSPQVIIDKYHGIIKQSFIDFGISFDNYSRTSSKIHHETASDFFTKMYNDGEFIEEVSEQLYDAKANQFLADRFVVGTCPKCGFEESYGDQCENCGTSHNATDLINPKSAITGNVPTVKETKHWFLPLDKHEDFLREWVLEGHKKDWKPNVYGQVKSWVEDGLRPRAVTRDLDWGIPVPVKGGEGKVLYVWFDAPIGYISSTKEWAAREGKNWEDYWKKDDTKLVHFIGKDNIVFHCIIFPSMLKAHGDYILPDNVPANEFLNLEGNKLSTSKNWAVWLHEYLVEFPNQQDVLRYTLTANAPESKDNDFTWKDFQAKNNNELVAIFGNFINRVVVLTNKYYQGIIPAPNDFSEVDEDVLAAVKEFPISIGKSIERYRFREASQELMSLARLGNKYLADEEPWKVIKLDEERVKTIMYVALQISAALAVLSEPFLPFTSTKLKSILNIDKTLSWENVIEKDILISDGHQINKAELLFSKIEDKTIEEQLQKLIATKKANEQEKKTIVPQKDTINFEDFTKLDIRIGTILEAEKVPKTKKLLKLKVDVGIDTRTIVSGIAESFSPENIIGQQVSVLVNLAPRKIKGVESQGMILMTDTPDGKLAFVEPQQQVKNGQEVS, encoded by the coding sequence ATGAGTGCTCCAAAAAGATATACAATTACAGCTGCTTTACCTTACACAAATGGTCCTATTCATATTGGGCATTTGGCAGGTGTTTACGTTCCTGCAGATATTTATGCGCGTTATTTACGATTAATAGGTAAAGATGTTGCCTACATTTCTGGTTCAGATGAACATGGTGCTGCAATACCAATGAGAGCAAAGAAAGAAGGTGTTTCTCCACAAGTTATTATCGATAAATATCATGGAATTATCAAGCAATCTTTTATAGATTTCGGAATTTCTTTCGATAATTACTCAAGAACTTCGTCTAAAATTCATCATGAAACTGCTTCTGATTTTTTTACCAAAATGTATAATGATGGTGAATTTATTGAAGAAGTGTCTGAACAATTATATGATGCAAAAGCAAACCAATTTCTAGCAGATAGATTTGTTGTTGGAACTTGCCCAAAATGTGGTTTCGAAGAAAGTTATGGAGACCAATGTGAAAACTGTGGAACTTCGCATAATGCAACAGATTTAATCAACCCAAAATCTGCAATTACTGGAAATGTACCAACAGTAAAAGAAACAAAACACTGGTTTTTACCTTTAGATAAGCACGAAGATTTTTTACGTGAATGGGTTTTAGAAGGGCATAAAAAAGACTGGAAACCAAATGTTTACGGACAAGTAAAATCTTGGGTAGAAGATGGTTTAAGACCAAGAGCTGTAACCAGAGATTTAGATTGGGGAATTCCTGTTCCTGTAAAAGGTGGAGAAGGAAAAGTGTTATATGTTTGGTTTGATGCACCAATTGGCTACATTTCATCCACCAAAGAATGGGCTGCTAGAGAAGGAAAAAACTGGGAAGATTATTGGAAAAAAGACGATACTAAATTGGTTCATTTTATAGGGAAAGACAATATTGTTTTTCACTGTATTATTTTTCCAAGTATGTTAAAAGCGCATGGAGATTATATTTTACCTGATAATGTGCCTGCAAATGAATTTTTGAATTTAGAGGGAAATAAATTATCAACATCTAAAAATTGGGCAGTTTGGTTGCACGAATATTTAGTAGAATTTCCAAATCAGCAAGATGTTTTGCGTTATACTTTAACTGCAAACGCACCAGAAAGTAAAGACAACGATTTTACTTGGAAAGATTTTCAAGCAAAAAATAACAACGAATTGGTTGCCATTTTTGGTAACTTTATCAATAGAGTTGTGGTTTTAACGAATAAATATTACCAAGGAATTATTCCTGCTCCAAACGATTTTTCTGAAGTTGATGAAGACGTTTTAGCAGCAGTTAAAGAGTTTCCAATTTCAATAGGAAAATCTATAGAAAGATATCGTTTTAGAGAAGCTTCTCAAGAATTAATGAGTTTAGCAAGACTTGGTAACAAGTATTTAGCAGATGAAGAACCTTGGAAAGTAATAAAATTAGATGAAGAACGCGTAAAGACAATTATGTATGTTGCATTGCAGATTTCTGCAGCTTTAGCGGTTTTATCTGAACCTTTTTTGCCTTTTACTTCAACTAAATTAAAATCAATTTTAAATATTGATAAAACCCTTTCTTGGGAAAATGTAATAGAGAAAGATATTTTAATTTCTGATGGTCATCAAATTAACAAAGCAGAGTTATTATTCTCTAAAATTGAAGACAAAACCATCGAAGAACAGCTTCAAAAATTGATTGCAACTAAAAAAGCAAACGAACAAGAGAAAAAAACGATTGTTCCACAAAAAGATACGATTAATTTTGAAGATTTTACAAAATTAGATATTAGAATAGGTACCATTTTAGAAGCAGAGAAAGTACCAAAAACAAAAAAACTATTAAAATTAAAGGTTGATGTTGGAATTGATACTAGAACAATCGTTTCAGGTATTGCAGAGAGTTTTTCTCCCGAAAATATCATTGGTCAGCAGGTTTCTGTGTTGGTAAATCTGGCTCCAAGAAAAATTAAAGGTGTAGAAAGCCAAGGAATGATTTTAATGACTGATACACCTGATGGAAAATTGGCTTTTGTAGAACCACAACAACAAGTAAAAAACGGACAAGAAGTTAGTTAA
- a CDS encoding histone deacetylase family protein, translating to MLKIAYHPIYKHELPEGHRFPMEKYDLLPQQLIYEETCVEENFFEPEIPNNKYFFTVHDPEYFFDLLNMQLSQKAARKIGFPVSEVLVEREMIIADGTMKASEFAIKNGIAMNIAGGTHHAFSNRGEAFCMLNDQAIGAKYLQNKGLAKKILIVDLDVHQGNGTAEIFRNDKSVFTFSMHGKSNYPFIKEKSDLDIPLENDTKDDEYLSILKNTLPKLINIEKPDFIYYLCGVDVLESDKLGKLSLTIEGCKERDRFVLQTCFNNKIPVMCSMGGGYSKDINIIVNAHANTFRLAQEIYF from the coding sequence ATGCTAAAAATAGCATATCATCCAATATATAAACACGAATTACCAGAAGGTCATCGTTTTCCAATGGAAAAATATGACCTTTTACCACAACAATTAATTTACGAAGAAACTTGTGTAGAAGAAAACTTCTTCGAACCTGAAATTCCGAATAACAAGTATTTCTTTACTGTTCACGATCCTGAATATTTTTTTGATTTATTAAATATGCAGCTTTCACAAAAAGCAGCAAGAAAAATTGGCTTTCCTGTTTCAGAAGTACTTGTAGAAAGAGAAATGATAATTGCAGATGGTACTATGAAAGCATCTGAATTTGCAATTAAAAACGGAATTGCAATGAATATTGCTGGGGGAACGCATCATGCATTTTCGAATCGTGGAGAAGCTTTTTGTATGTTAAATGACCAAGCAATTGGAGCAAAATATCTTCAGAATAAAGGATTGGCTAAAAAGATTTTAATTGTAGATTTAGATGTGCATCAAGGAAATGGAACTGCAGAAATCTTTCGGAATGACAAATCTGTCTTTACATTTTCTATGCATGGAAAAAGCAATTATCCTTTTATTAAAGAAAAAAGCGATTTAGACATTCCTTTAGAAAATGATACAAAAGATGACGAATATTTATCAATCTTAAAAAACACGCTTCCAAAACTCATCAACATAGAAAAACCGGATTTCATATACTATCTATGTGGTGTAGATGTTCTTGAAAGTGATAAGTTGGGTAAACTTTCATTAACAATTGAAGGTTGTAAAGAACGAGACAGATTCGTATTACAAACGTGCTTCAACAACAAAATTCCTGTGATGTGTTCTATGGGTGGAGGTTATTCTAAAGACATTAACATCATTGTAAATGCACACGCAAATACCTTTAGATTAGCCCAAGAGATTTATTTTTAA